In the Cydia fagiglandana chromosome 5, ilCydFagi1.1, whole genome shotgun sequence genome, one interval contains:
- the LOC134664725 gene encoding uncharacterized protein LOC134664725, whose product MSLLGLPWTSEKDLEDIDFADDLRLIATTREQLQDKAEDLAEEAEKEGLRINYKKTKEMRHNTTDSTPLLIKGNQIEQVASFCYLGSIVDQSGGTEADIATRINKARAAFSQLKPVWNSSILTRRTKVRIFNSNVKAVLLYGCETWFVRKDLMTKLQVFVNKFLRQILHIFWPNWITNAHLWRITGQAPVHKEIQTRKWHWIGHILRKPDTHLSKVALTWKMPGKRKHGRPKSTWRRSVKQELGVLGIGWEEATQAAQDRSQWKKKIRALHPSRG is encoded by the coding sequence ATGAGCTTGCTTGGCTTGCCTTGGACATCTGAAAAAGACCTCGAGGATATCGACTTTGCAGATGACCTCCGTCTTATAGCAACCACGCGTGAGCAACTCCAAGATAAAGCGGAAGATCTAGCAGAGGAGGCTGAAAAGGAAGGGTTGCGCATTAACTACAAGAAAACAAAGGAAATGCGCCACAATACCACCGATTCAACTCCGCTGCTGATTAAGGGAAACCAGATCGAACAAGTGGCGAGCTTTTGCTATTTGGGCAGTATTGTCGACCAGAGTGGAGGAACGGAGGCTGACATTGCAACTCGAATAAACAAAGCCCGAGCTGCATTCAGCCAGCTTAAACCTGTGTGGAACTCCTCTATCCTAACGAGAAGAACTAAAGTGAGGATCTTCAACTCCAATGTAAAGGCCGTGCTACTGTACGGGTGCGAAACCTGGTTTGTCCGCAAAGACCTAATGACAAAACTCCAAGTATTTGTGAACAAATTCTTAAGGCAAATCCTACATATCTTTTGGCCTAACTGGATCACAAACGCTCACTTATGGAGAATAACCGGACAAGCCCCCGTACACAAGGAGATCCAGACGCGGAAATGGCATTGGATTGGACATATCCTCAGGAAACCTGACACCCACCTATCCAAAGTGGCCCTGACCTGGAAGATGCCCGGCAAACGGAAACATGGTCGCCCTAAATCGACTTGGCGCCGTTCTGTGAAGCAAGAGCTGGGTGTATTGGGGATAGGGTGGGAGGAGGCTACCCAAGCTGCCCAGGACCGGAGTCAGTGGAAGAAAAAGATTCGAGCCCTACACCCCAGCAGGGGGTAA